A genomic window from Arvicola amphibius chromosome 5, mArvAmp1.2, whole genome shotgun sequence includes:
- the LOC119815861 gene encoding splicing factor YJU2-like, producing the protein MSERKVLNKYYPPDFDPSKIPKLKLPKDRQYVVRLMAPFNMRCKTCGEYIYKGKKFNARKETVQNEAYLGLPIFRFYIKCTRCLAEITFKTDPKNTDYTMEHGATRNFQAEKLLEEEEKRVQKEREDEELNNPMKVLENRTKDSKLEMEVLENLQELKDLNQRQAHVDFEAMLLQHRLSQEQWRQQQEEEDERQTAALLEEARHRRLLEDSDSEDEALPSRPRSAAKPNLTAILDETRKAKRKAKAMGSRAQLAGLVVSKKVKVEANGGSEQLQMPAVGAPESRKTANLALQTPGASSLSQLGAYGDSEDSDS; encoded by the coding sequence ATGTCAGAACGGAAAGTTCTAAATAAATACTACCCGCCTGACTTCGACCCGTCAAAGATCCCGAAACTCAAGCTACCCAAGGACCGGCAGTATGTGGTTAGACTGATGGCCCCCTTCAACATGAGGTGTAAGACATGTGGAGAATACATTTACAAGGGAAAGAAGTTCAATGCACGCAAGGAAACAGTCCAGAACGAGGCCTACCTGGGCCTACCTATCTTCCGCTTCTATATCAAGTGCACGCGCTGCTTGGCCGAGATCACCTTCAAGACAGACCCTAAGAACACGGACTACACCATGGAGCATGGAGCCACACGCAACTTCCAGGCCGAGAAgctcctggaggaggaggaaaagcgTGTGCAGAAGGAGCGCGAGGATGAGGAGCTGAACAACCCCATGAAGGTCCTAGAGAACCGCACCAAAGACTCGAAGCTGGAGATGGAGGTGCTGGAAAACCTGCAGGAGCTGAAGGACCTGAACCAGCGGCAGGCACACGTGGACTTTGAGGCCATGCTGCTGCAGCACCGCCTGTCGCAGGAACAGTGGcgacagcagcaggaggaggaagatgagcgTCAGACtgcggccttgctggaggaggctcGCCACCGCAGGCTTCTGGAGGATTCCGACTCAGAAGATGAAGCTCTGCCTTCCCGACCACGCTCAGCAGCAAAACCCAACCTCACAGCCATCCTGGATGAGACACGGAAGGCCAAGAGGAAGGCAAAGGCAATGGGCAGCAGGGCACAGCTGGCCGGATTGGTGGTGTCAAAGAAGGTGAAGGTGGAAGCCAACGGGGGCTCAGAGCAGCTCCAGATGCCTGCCGTGGGTGCCCCTGAGAGCAGGAAGACAGCCAACCTTGCACTCCAGACACCCGGGGCCTCCTCCCTGAGCCAGCTGGGAGCATATGGGGACAGCGAGGACAGTGACAGCTGA